The Nicotiana tomentosiformis chromosome 2, ASM39032v3, whole genome shotgun sequence genome includes the window TTTCCTTTTTGTAAGTCCAAAATTTCAAGCATCCAACAAGATACTATCTTTAGAGTCATTTAAAGGCTAGTATCACTTTACAGCAAAACTAACAGTGATACTGCTCAAACCTAGTAAAAAAAGGAAGTACATGCCATCCGAAAAAAAGACTCAATTTTTTCTTTTACCATACAAAATTTTAACTGGTCCTAGCCTTCTACTCTTTACTTTTCTCATTAAGAGACTCATAACTGATCTTTTCTCAAGAAATTTTGCTGAATAGATGGAGAAAAAGTAAAAAGCTCAGAACTTCGGAATTCTTCATTTCTTGCACAAATTTGACTTTGTAGACTGTAGTAAAATCCCACCCAACTCAACAACTATTAAAAAAAAACAGCCAAAATTTACCTTCTTCTTGGGCAACTCTTGACTCACCCAAATTTAACAACAAGAAGTAGTAGTTCACTGCAAGAATCCATGAAAGAACACCTCTTTTTGCAGGCAACATTTTTTCCTCAAGCTCCAAACATGTATATTCACTGTTGGACTAGCTATGTTGTACTAATGTTTACTATATTTTGACAAAAAAGTACCGCTAGAATTTTGCCAAGAAAAGATTGAGCCAGAAAACTGGCTTTTTTTGGTTTATAGTCTTTTGAATTAAGGGATTCAAAACAGTGTACCATAAAAAAATGTGTGTGTAAATTGAGCTAGCTAGCTGGTTACCAACTTCCTAGACAGAACAAGTTGTCTTGTTTGTTTCAGAgaaatttcattttcttttttcttttttcttttttgtactGTTTCAGAGAAATGTCGTATCTGGGGATTGAAACTTTAGAGAACAGTCAGAGGCACGTGAGCTTTCTCAAATCTTTGGGCGCTGGCCCTAGACACTTGATAAATTCAGAATAAAATGTTAATATGACAGATGTCGTATTAATTTGTGAAATTGTGTCAAAtaaattttaacgtacaaaaaaggaaaaaaagatgtCGTATGTACTGGTACAGATAAAGCACTCCACGGGAGGGAAAAAAACtgtatattattaatattaatcgCGGGATCATCACCTACCAAATTGGATACACTGGTACTGATTTGATTATTATGTCTAATCTCTAGCATTTGGCATTTGTTCATTTTCTCTTTTAAATGAATAAAATACTAATTTGTTTATTTAAATATGTGTGGGGTGAGTCCGACACGCACATCATCTTTGACCGACAACAACAATAACTcagtataatcctactagtggggtctgagaagggtagtgtgtacgtagaccttacacCTACCATGAGGtcgagaggctgtttccaatagaccatcggcattcttccctccaagaactccccaccttgctcttggggtgactcgaactcacaacctcttggttggaagtggaggttgcttaccatcagagataaaaaaaagattaaaaactATTCAGGTCAAGGAAAAGTATTATCAGCCTTTTAATTTGAACAATAAGATCGTTAAGTTTAACGGAAACGAAAGAACAGAATGTTCTGTGGAAAATTATATGAGAATTATAAATCCCACAGTACAATTTTCATTTGAGAAATTAAAAGAGAAACTAAAGAAAGATACTGAGTTTACATGAGTATTAATTATATCTCTTATTTTATGAATATTGAATCCATTTTCtactttaaatttatttttaaaacgtTCTTCCTGAAAATGTATGAATATGGATGATTATTTGAAACTATGTGTGGCAAAATGTAATTATGTGGTATGTCATTATCAGTTTCAAACTTTATTTTCCACAGCCAAACCCTTGTTCGATAATCTCAAACTTCTCTTAATTATGTAGAATCTTATATTTGCATTGAATCTTCCTTCCCAAACCCTTTTTCGCCGCAGATGTTTAGGTGTGAAAATAAATTTTTCAAAAGAAGAAAGataccaacaacaataatataacaaACTCTGTGTATGTAACCCACACAAAGTGAAATCATATGTATACAGATCTTTAATAGAAAAAACTATTTTTGGTAGATTCtcgtttaaaaaaaatgaaaaagaagaaatTGAAAATCTAGCTAGTACATATATAGCTAACGAGAGTGAattcaagaaaaaaagaaataCTTTGACTTTTCCATTATGTATTATTCTTATTGATTAAGTGGGGTAGATTTAAACGAACGCTGAGTATGACTAAATCATAATGTCATGAAAGTGACATAGTATTTTGTTTTGCGTAGAAAAATCCTTGTAAGCCCTAATATTTATTCGTAGAGGTTTTCTCATTGATAAATATTGAAATAAGGCAAACAAGTTAGTTAGGTTTATATGGACATTTTATTTTCTATCAAAATAATGGGTGAGATTGGTCAGTGCAGGTTTACAACTACTACTAACTTAAGGATATGATAAAATATAGCTACCTAACATATACTTTTAGTAGGCAGAAATGCATCAAATTATTGGATGTTATTTAGAGAGGACCCAGACCAATTTATAAAAGCAAATAATACTACACAAACAGGACTGTACGGACTATCCAATCTTTCATAAAATAAAATGTTTTCACATATTTTATGAGCTTAGAAttagtctttttttttctttcttttttataattacatCAAGGGGATGGAAGCCCGTTGATGGAATTTAAACCTGTATGGGCCAAAATCTGCCCTAATGGTATTTGGTCTAATATGACATTAAGGAAAGTCGTTCGAGGTCGACCAGAAGGTAGCAAAATTTGTGACTGAGGTGTCAACCATGGTCAAGATCATGCACTGCGTAAAGGATAATAACGGCTAGTTTTCAGAATAAGATATTAGAGAAAATATTCTTATGAATATTCCCTACATTTATACCATTAGGGTTTACTATGGATATGTGTTGAATATAtaagggaaaagaaaaagaaagaaaagcatGTAATATTCATTTGTTAAGAATACTTTTGAGAACAAGATTTGCTCTCTCTCATAAAAATACAAAGATTACCTTTTGAtaaagattcttgttcatattattgCCAACCTTTTCCACTAGATCCGAGGATTGTTCATATGAACCTTGGACCtctctgtcactcatcattgttagGAGAAATATTCGTCCAATCTATTTATTATTGGGttaatcattctccttatttacttaaatgtcatttattgccaTTTATTGTTAGATATATCTCCATTAATATCCATACTTTAAAAGTATTTTGCACTTACTGTCATCAATCATTTATGGGATATGTCCCCATCTCCCGCACGTTTTCGAGATTAgcatctagagttattatctacaactagatttaacccattataacataaatttaatagttttaCCGGAAGTCACATTTTTTGGTCAAAAACTTTGGCGGCGTCTGTGGGGATTTTCTAGTTAagtcttttagtttcttctagatctacaatcGACACTGGTTattaacaaacaaaaaaaaaaacaagaacctTTTTCTCCTTGCACGCATAAATCTAATATGGCAGGCAACGGAGAAGGaagaacgagaataatgagtgacctcccaaccaacctcacgAACATCATCGATGAAAGCTCAGAAGTAGTGGATGAAGATACAACACCCAATGCCTCTCCTAGGCGAGGTGGATCACCTCTCTCCACTACAGCATCACAAAACCCCTTAGCAAGGCAGCCTTCACATCCGTGGGAGATGAGACACCACCAGCGATAAAGAAGCTCCTTGAAGCATGGCTAACTGATACACTGACCAGCGTCCTCCATAAGCCCGTCCAGGATGCGACCGCAGTAAATGCGAGAACCCGTGTTGCACTACCAGTGGACGAGCAACATGATAAACCCCCTCCTCCACCCCCGACGAtaggtattactcacaatgttgTTAACCATGAAGGCGACGACGCTCTCACAAtcattctgaaaaggatggaggaaatggaaaacAAGAACAAGGCActtcgggaccaaatgagagaacatcaagaaagggtcgataaaatatCGGGCGCTCCTAAGTTATTGCCGAAGAGAGATGTCGGTCGGTTCGTCGAGCAGCCATACAGTGATAGCACTGCCCCACATATtataccaaagacctttaaaatgctACCTTATCTGAAAATATATGATGGCACAACCGACCCTGAGGATCATGTGACCTATTACGTCACCGCAttgaaaggcaatgacctcgccaaggaacaaATATCCTCCATTCTGGTAAAGAAATTTGGCGAAACCCTCACGGGAGGTGCATTGACCTGGTATTCGCAACTGCAGACGCGTTCCATCAAAACCTTCGaggaaatggccgataagttcgtgAATGCCTATGCCAGGGCCAAGAAGGCCGAGGAAAGAGTGAATGACATCTTTGCTATCAAACAGTCCCCGCCCGTTTTAACCGAGTAAGAATGACTTTGTACAATATATCAAAAGGGATTGCGGTAGCTGCTTTTCAAAATGGGCTAAGCAGAAATGGTTCAAGGGCgacaagaaaattattaagtcggcttatgaaaTATCCCCCAACAACTTGGGACGAAATACATAATGTATATTGTGCCGAAGTCCAAGAAGACGAAGACGACATCAACGGGCTGACTCATTGACTGACCACAGTACAACTAAAATCCAGAAAAAATCGGAGAAATGATATCAGAAGAGATCCCGTGGCCTCACGACCAAACCGGGAATGACATCTCCCATATGTCAGAACTATTATTGCATATTTGCAGGACGACATACTCCCCAAtgataaaaaagaggccaagaagcTGTGAATGCAAACGGCCAGATACAACATCGTTCACAACAACCTGTACAAGAGGACATATGGCGGCCCTCTAGCGAAATGCTTAGGCCCAAATCAGACGTGGCATGTCTTTGAAGAAGTACACGAAGGTCACTGTGGAGCTCACTCTAGCAATCGAGCTTTGGTCAGATGCCCCATACGAGTGGGGTATTACTgacccaccatgaaaaaggaggtCGCGGATTTCGTGAAAAAAATATGAACAATGCCAGAAGTACGCTCCAATGatccaccaagcaggcgaacacctacactcagtaacttcccattggccgttcatcaaatggggaatggacatcatgggCCCTCTCCCGGAAGGACAAGGTAACGTACGATTCCTCTTGGTTTTAaatgactatttctctaaatgggtagaagcaggagcattcgcccaaattcGCAAGCAAgaagtgatcgccttcatatggaaaaatatCATATGTTGTTTCGGTCTCCCCAAAGTAATCAACTGCGACAGCGGACCTCAATGTGTAGGAAAGAAGATCGCCAACTTTATCAAAAATGGCATATCAAAATAATACTCTCAACTTACCACCGCGCGGGCAACGGGCAAGCggaatcctccaacaagtcaatactgaacatcatgaagaagaaacttGAAGATGCCAAGGGGTTATGGCCGGAAATATCACTAGaagtactctgggcctaccgaacaacgccaAAAACGAGCACAGGGGAAACACCATTCtcattagtctatgggactgatacagtaataccagtcgaagtcgagGAGCCCAGCCTAAGATACTTCCGCGAAAGCAGACCCCAGAACGATGACAGTAGAAGGCAGGAACTCGACGAAGTCGAGGAACAGAGAGATATGGCCTACGTAAGAATGGTTGCCCAAAAGCAACAAGCAGAACGCTACTATAATAAAGGGAAAAGATCAGGCCACTCacagtcggggactacgtgcttaaagctaaaacacaagcaagcaaagacccacgggaaggcaaactaggaacaaactGGGACGACCCCTATAAAATCAAGGCAAAAACAAACAAAGGGTCATTCATattagaaacaatggaaggaaagcgactaccaaacaactggaatattacacacatcaagtacttcaacttttaaaggaTAAGGTCCCCAAAgtcgcactctttttccctcactcgagttttgtcccaattggattttctcgaggaggtttttaacgaggcgatgacGGAGATACTTCAGGG containing:
- the LOC138904942 gene encoding uncharacterized protein; the encoded protein is MKKKLEDAKGLWPEISLEVLWAYRTTPKTSTGETPFSLVYGTDTVIPVEVEEPSLRYFRESRPQNDDSRRQELDEVEEQRDMAYVRMVAQKQQAERYYNKGKRSGHSQSGTTCLKLKHKQAKTHGKAN